A DNA window from Impatiens glandulifera chromosome 7, dImpGla2.1, whole genome shotgun sequence contains the following coding sequences:
- the LOC124944819 gene encoding frataxin, mitochondrial-like isoform X2 produces the protein MVPSSTKLLLLRRLSMAFRSNHRHPSSIMTLRRSVLHSSLGFVEHMDIVSRPPRRSFCDLNEPQGPTTIDYHSLLKEDEYHQLADSTIHDLLEKLEEYGDSVDIDGFDIDYGNQVLTLRLGSLGTYVLNKQTPNRQLWLSSPVSGPSRYDWDRSARAWVYRRTKTNLSNILESELEKLCGSSVCLS, from the exons ATGGTG CCATCTTCTACAAAATTGCTTCTGCTGAGGAGACTCTCCATGGCTTTTAGGTCAAATCATCGTCATCCTTCCTCAATTATGACCCTTCGTCGATCGGTTCTACATTCTTCCTTAGGGTTTGTAGAACATATGGACATTGTCTCCCGTCCTCCAAGAAGAAGCTTTTGCGATCTCAACGAGCCTCAGGGCCCAACCACCATTGATTACCA TTCTTTGTTAAAGGAGGATGAATATCATCAGCTGGCAGACTCTACAATACATGACCTTCTAGAGAAATTAgag GAATATGGCGATTCAGTTGATATTGATGGATTTGACATTGATTATGGA AACCAGGTTTTAACCCTGAGACTTGGGAGTTTAGGAACCTATGTATTAAACAAGCAAACACCAAACAGACAATTATGGCTGTCTTCCCCTGTGAG TGGCCCATCCAGATATGATTGGGATCGAAGTGCACGAGCTTGGGTTTATAGGCGAACTAAAACAAATCTGTCTAATATTCTTGAAAGCGAATTGGAGAAGCTTTGTGGTTCATCTGTTTGTCTTTCCTGA
- the LOC124944819 gene encoding frataxin, mitochondrial-like isoform X1, translating to MPHPSSTKLLLLRRLSMAFRSNHRHPSSIMTLRRSVLHSSLGFVEHMDIVSRPPRRSFCDLNEPQGPTTIDYHSLLKEDEYHQLADSTIHDLLEKLEEYGDSVDIDGFDIDYGNQVLTLRLGSLGTYVLNKQTPNRQLWLSSPVSGPSRYDWDRSARAWVYRRTKTNLSNILESELEKLCGSSVCLS from the exons ATGCCGCATCCATCTTCTACAAAATTGCTTCTGCTGAGGAGACTCTCCATGGCTTTTAGGTCAAATCATCGTCATCCTTCCTCAATTATGACCCTTCGTCGATCGGTTCTACATTCTTCCTTAGGGTTTGTAGAACATATGGACATTGTCTCCCGTCCTCCAAGAAGAAGCTTTTGCGATCTCAACGAGCCTCAGGGCCCAACCACCATTGATTACCA TTCTTTGTTAAAGGAGGATGAATATCATCAGCTGGCAGACTCTACAATACATGACCTTCTAGAGAAATTAgag GAATATGGCGATTCAGTTGATATTGATGGATTTGACATTGATTATGGA AACCAGGTTTTAACCCTGAGACTTGGGAGTTTAGGAACCTATGTATTAAACAAGCAAACACCAAACAGACAATTATGGCTGTCTTCCCCTGTGAG TGGCCCATCCAGATATGATTGGGATCGAAGTGCACGAGCTTGGGTTTATAGGCGAACTAAAACAAATCTGTCTAATATTCTTGAAAGCGAATTGGAGAAGCTTTGTGGTTCATCTGTTTGTCTTTCCTGA